Genomic DNA from Electrophorus electricus isolate fEleEle1 chromosome 23, fEleEle1.pri, whole genome shotgun sequence:
GATGGACTGTGTGTTGGACGCGGCCCTGTATGATGGACGTGTGATGGACGCGGCCCTGTGTGATGGACATATGATGGACGTGGCCCTGTGCGATGGACGCGGCCCTGCAAGATGGACGTATGATGGATGTGGCCCTGTGTGATGGACGTGGGGGTTTGAGATGCTGAGTCGCTCTCCCTGACCTCCTGCTGTTGTGAGGCTGTAAGGTCATGGCCTTGCTGAGAAGTGTGTCTGCTTGtttatagtaaataaatattacaataaccTTGCAGTTTTATCATAAATGAAACATTGCCTCACGCTCTGCTTATGAAGCAGAGCTATGAGAAGAACTTCAGGGCTATGCCTTTGGTTTCATTAGCAGAAACATTGTGCACTGAAAGCTTTTTAAATCTTCTTTTGCATGGCAGTCAGGCTCGGCAGTACTGTGAGTACAATGTTTTTTGGCATGGAGATATCTAAACTATTTCTACATGCCAGCAAAAAGCAGTTATTTTCTCTGTTCCACTCTCAGCAAGCATGTGGAATTGGAACCAAGTGAAGCCGGGTCCTGTCTGGGTTGGGAAGTTCTGCTCAGACTTGTAGTACACTGACCTCTCCACACTAGACTATCTACACTGACCTATGCACATTGACCTGTCCACACTGGACTATCTACACTGACCTATGCACATTGTTCTGTCCAAACTGGACTATCTACACTGACCTATGCACACTGGACTATCTACACTGACCTATGCAGATTGACCATCCACACTGACCTCTCCATACTCGACTATCCAAACTGTATGTTCAACACCAGGCTCAACTCCTCATAGTCCTACAGTGTTAGCATTCACTTTGGGGAGAGATAGTTCAAATTCACATTataccactgcacacagacatctGTGTCTTGATACGGTCAGAAATACTCACCCTGGCATTTCCTTTCTCTAAGAGAGGAGACGATATccaaggagagagggagagagaaagagagagagagggaaagagagagggagagggagggagaaagagaaggcagTGGTTTTTCTTATGGAAACAATGTAGCATCATTAACGTGGTGTGATAAGCAGTATCTTCAGTCTcctgtgtggatgtgggttCGTCGTGCGTCAGAGACTGATAACCCCCACGCCCAGGCTAGCCCAGTGCAGACAGCTGGACCAGCCAGGACAAACATGCCCTTTCAGAACCTCTGCAGACCAGCAAGGTGCTACATTGTGTGCTTTCTTTTGCAAATCTCCACTCTACATGATGGTTATATTTATGAAGAGCAAAGCAAAGTCTAATTTGTATTTGGGTATAATACAAAGCAGAATTTTTTGTCTGCTTTGAAATTGTTCAGTGAAACTTTGGGTTAGAGAACTTACAGAATTTACATAGTTGGATGCATGATATGATCGTGAAGAGAAAGATGAGTCATCACATTATCCTCATGTGTCTAACCAAACCCGACGAGAAAACGACCACCCCTCAGAGACGTCCACCCCTCAGACACGACCATCCCTCAGAGACAACCACCCCTCAGAGACGTCCACCCCTCAGACACGACCATCCCTCAGAGACGACCACCCCTCAGAGACATCCACCCCTCAGACACGACCATCCCTCAGAGACAaccacccctcacccctcagAGACTACCACCCCTCACCCCTTTGAGATGACCACCCCTCACTCCTCAGAGACGaccacccctcacccctcagAGACTACCACTCCTCAACACTCAGAGATGACCACCCCTCACCCCTTTGAGATGaccacccctcacccctccgATATTGaccacccctcacccctcagAGATGTCCATGCCTCAGGGGGAGACAAACAAAGTCATCTGCTGGGGAAGATTTGCATGTGCCTCTAGCAGCCCTCTGCCATCATGTAACATAACAGCTCATAACACACTCTAGCAGTACTATTCCAGCTCACAACAAATTCTAACAAACTACTACAGCTCATAACAAAATACAATAGCTCACAGtgctgggagagagaaaggggccGACTGCCAGGCTGGTCATGTGACTTTCAGTAAATGAGTGTGTTTCAGTCCAACTGAACTGAGCAAATAGAAAAATCTTCAAACCAACAAACATTTGAGTAATAACTCACCAATCAGTAAAGGACAACTAATCTAGTCAGACAGATCTAACTACcctactgctacacacacatgcacacagatctTACATGTTTGTGAGTATACAGTGGTTACTGCATCCGGTTGTAGGTAAGTTTACATTCTTATtggtttgtttggaattttctTTTATCTACATGGTTCTTTTTAAAATCCCAGACGTGGCCATTTGCCAGGAGAGTGTGAGACTTTTCACACCAACCCCTTTGCCCATACATGAAGCAATAAGGCAATAGTTTGAGCTGTGATGGAGAAGCTGTGTTTCCAGTGGGTGATGGTGCTGGTTTGAGTTGTGGTGGAGTAGCTCTGTTTCCagtgggtgatggtgatggtttGAGTTGTGGTGGAGTCGCTCTGTTCCAGTGGGTGATGGTGCTGATTTGTTTTAGCCTTATTTACATAATTAGTGCTGGAAACGAGTTTTTATGTGAATCAGCCGCATTCTGCTGTTTGGTATTGGCTAGAACCACAAATAAATCTAACAAAAACAGAATTTGGTTGCTACTGTTGCTCTTTGTACATTCTTTATACAAGTTACACCACATTTcagttatataaataaataaagaatgtgtgcactgtttgtgtattgtctgtgagtgtgtgagtctctctctctctctctgtgtgtgtgtgtgtgtgtgggtgtgtgtgtgtagcctattgatttatttctctttttgttggAATTGAAGTGCAAGTTGCAACATCATGCTGTGTGGTGCCATTCTCCTTCTGCTTTTAGGGGTAAGTAAACATGTCTGAAACATTACCACACCCACAAAAGTGGACTGAAAACATCctataaacatatttcataaacaaagtcaaattaaaaatataaacctAGTCATATCAGCTATTGCACATTTGCATATCTGAGAGTGGAACTAATCCAAACTGTTCATTAGTATAACCGCAGGGACTCACTGCTGTGTACCTGCCTAGGTGCCCCCTTTGGGAATAAACAGTACCCCTTTGGCAATACACAATAAACAGTAATAAtaggtgttttatttttggaatgCTACTACTCAAACAACCCCAGTGTGGGAGGatatatgcagaggatgtgggaactatggatgATTTCAAACCCAACATCTAGACCAACACTGAAACAACtagtagctcagtgttccaacatATTGAAACTGCAATTCAAGTTCGATGAGGTACAACACAAATACTATGGCAAGGAGGAGCAAGGAGGacaggtcagaggggagatatcatcatcatcgtcatcatcatcacaccCTGAATttgggaaccaagacccaatgaGTCCATGCACCAAGTTCAACAtcagagctgctgacctgagactGAAGGTCATGTCTAAGATGGAGAGACTACAAAGACCAAGTGAAGAAAAACTGCTGGAAGACATGGAATGCAGAGCTGCAGACGATCTCTACTGTGATCATCACTGACACCAACCAACTGATATACACCACAACAACAGTGATACTGgagatgcttggctacaagatgaacTTATTCATATCGGCTATTGCACATTTGCATATCCATGGAGAAGGAGGCAGGAGGCCAAGATAAGGGCAACATGGAGAGATGTGAGCCATCTATCATAACTACAGAAAGGTGTGGCGAAGGTATAACCCAATGGTGAAATGTAGTAGCGCTGCTGGAATATTAATCTGCAGAATCTAGGATCACGACCCATTACCTAGGAATGTCCTGGGATCTgactcaaaaatatttttaagtactTCTTAAAAATACTTCTAGTCAacactccactacacacacacacacacacacacacacacacacacttattgatggctttccacacacaccctccctcggTGCCTCTTTCTCATTCGCTAGTCCAATACAGACTAATATGAAGAAATAATATATTCTGACACAATTTTCAGGTCTTTATTAAGTAAATATAATGAATGTAGTTTCCACTCTGGAAATGAATTCTTTTGAACTGCCGCCTGACTGTACACACGTGACCTAGAGGGGGCAGTGCAGTACAGTTCTCACACCTACCCACTATAAGGGAACAGACTATTTGTCTGGGCAATGTGtctgaaaatacattttgtataaataaaaaaacaaataaagccaCTTTGTAGGTGGGTTACAAAGGTACCTGAgtacaacaagctgtccatacctgaggccttggagaagGCCAAGCAAAGATTAAAAGTTCTGGCTGCCCACATGTAGAGATACACATGAGACgtagaagccaggagaataaacgggatgttctcccatgagccatccaaagtgtTCTCTCAGTGACAGGATAACAACTTGAGAACAGATGcaccaaagctggagactgaacaatactggaaaagcatatgggagaaggaggcatcacacaacaacaacgcCCAGTGGATAGAgaacctgagagcagaccacacaacctccctgaacaggacccagtaaccatcacactaACAGATGTCCATGAACGGGTCTCAGGTATGAGGAGCTGAACAGCTCCAGGCCTGACATGGTCCAcacctactggctgaagaaggtAACTGCTCTCCATGAGTGTCTGGCAGCACAAATCAACCAGCTGTTATGGATGGAACCACCCTGAAGACCAGACAGTCCTAATCCTGAAGGACCCCAGAAAAGGGCAGTTCCTTCCAACTTCTGGCTGATATTCTGCCACCATACAACATGGAAGATCCTTTCAGGAATCACTGTGGCTAAGATGAGTAGGCTTATGGctcagtacatttacatttattgcatttagctgacacttttatccaaagcaacttactattatgactgaatacaacttgagcaattgagggttaagggccttgctcaggggcccaacagaggaacagggaccatcatgggaggaaaaacccctgcacagtatgtaccaccggcagatagtggaagtggctgatatggagaaatcctaccaatgtctggaaaaggctggacaGAAAGAGCACAGAGGCGCAAATcatgacagcacaggaacaagatcTGAATACAAGCTCAATAGAGGATGGGAAGTACCAGGATGtaacacaaaacagaagcacaggTTGCTAGGAGACCAAGATGCCAAGAAGGGGCTAACCGTGACACTTCATGAGCACATatgttatctctctctttttatgaGTAATTTCTATTTAATATTCTTGGATAAGTAGAATATTCTTacctaaaaacaacaacaaaaaaacctatgACTGGGGCCCCTTAATTAAAACCAAATCTTAGGTTTCAGAATTcagaattaaaatgtaattatttagaTGTGATTTTATAAAAGAAAGTATGAAACCACAATAGTtcataaaaaggttttaaatcaCTGGAACACCCTGAGTGCATACCTAAAGGTTTGTTTATGATTACCCATGTTTTATAGAGCATGGATTTGTCTATAATTACTTATTATTccaatatatgtgtgtttatatatgcaaGTAATCATTAGAAAACATGGGGATTTCAGTCTGATGCCCAAATCagataaaacatgtattttataaatgtatatctactttataaaaattaaacaaactaTGAAGCAGGTGTACTGAAGCCTTAACCTCCTTAGCTCCTCttcacagacgtgtgtgtggttctgtgcaTATGCTAACAGTACTtaatatgaatgtatgtatgaaaGCGTTAGAGAGTAAGATGATCTTTGGTACAGTAAACATGTGGTTGATGAAAACTGGGCCCTTCTCTCCTAGTTCTCATGGTCTCTCTCAGACATAACCATCCCGGCGGGCTCCTCGCTCACCCTGCCCTGCCTATCGGACTTGCCCAGTGACCTGTTATTCCCCAAGTACACCTGGACCTTCACACCTGAGCAGGAAAGAGTCGGGCGTGCCCTGACACATGATCCCTGGTGGGATGTCCCTGACGCGGAGCTTACGCTTCATGTGGTGGGGCAGCAGCATGCGGgagagtacatgtgtgtgatggaggccCAGTCTGGAGAGGGGCTGGTGAAGATGAAGAGGAGTTTTATCCTGCACATCCAAGgtgagggaaggagggagaggttttgggggtcaggggtcatgttttactcctctcctccttccacACCAGTGACTATAAAGGATCCCAATTATACTGTTTAGTGCTGATTAAGAAAATACAGTTCTGAGTTATGAATATCCCTTTGAATATTTTCACAAGGAAAAAGGCTAGGTTGTTTACATTTCAATACACTACAGAGAGATTGCTGTTTCCTATCTGCCTGTCTTCACAGAGCCATGTGCACCTAAAGttattcaccttaaactgtTGTGTTGTCGATTTAATAGGTTACTGTATGTATAATATACCTGTTAATCCTGTTCTccaccacaccccctcccttctccaTGCCCAGAGATTCCACTCTTGATGAAGAAGCTGCATGTCATGGGAACGGAGGGAGATTCAATAATTCTCCCTTGCCATCCTGTCCTGACATCTGGGAACGTCAGTTCTGCCAGTTTCAGCTGGTACAGAATGACAGAAGGCTCTGACCACCAAGAGCTCCACCCTGTTTTTAAAAGTCAGAGCTCCAGCAACAAACAGGACATAGCAACAAATCGGATCTACTGGGCCTCGGATCCTAGAAAACAGGATTGGTCCATCAACATTGATAAAGTCGAACTGGACGATGCTGGTCTGTATGCCTGCGAGGTTTACATGGACTCAGAAAAGAAAACCATGACACTACAACTAATTGTGAACCGTGAGTCAAcatcctctgtgtttgtgtgccaaaAACACCTTTTTAATAACTTCACAAATTACAAACATACATACCCTGCCCAAAAACACCTACATCTTTCAAACTTTGTCTTCATCCACACATAGTTATATCACAGAATCTACAGAACTATTGTCTAAATGAGAATAAGCTTTAAAAGTGTTAGAGCCTAAATAATTGTCACTGCTAATGACTAGGTGTTGGGCTTCTTAAGGCCGTGGGCCTGTTAGAGTGGCCGTTTATCATCTCACTCTAGAACTATTTGTTTGGCAAGACGACTCTCTTTTGTAACGTCCCTGCTgggctaacactaacactgcatATCACTACAAAAATGTCTTGCTATTTCActgacccctcccccatctATGCCATACAGCTCTCCCGCCCCCTCTCTGTTTAAACCACTCACAACCTTGGGAGGCGTGTCCTGAGCCAGACAACAGGTCCTGGAAGGCCACAGTCAGCGAGGCTCTGATTGCTTTCTCTGTGAATATCTATGCCAAGCTGAAGAGGACACACGCCACTAGCAACCTGCTCTTTTCCCCGGCCAGTATTGGGGGGGCACTCTCCTACCTGCTGCTGGgtaagaacacacagcacacctgcacacggggaataacacacacctgcacacgttATAACACTCACCACACCTGCAGATGTTATAAAAGAGCACACCTGCGcaaatgtaataacacacacctgtacacattataacacacaccacacctgcagACGTTATAACAgagcacacctgcacacattaTAACATACACCAAATTATACACAGCTTataacacacaccagctcacattataacacacaccaaatcacacacaggtaattacTCCCAGGTTCCTCAGCAGTACAAGtccataaaacaaaaataaacaaccagAGCACTCAGCAAAATTATTGctatctcgctctctcaatctctctttctctttctcactctctctccctcattccttttctcttcccctctctccctctctcactcaggtGCTCGAGGGCAGACCAGGACAGAACTGGAATctgccctctccctcccctctgaATTCTCCTGCATTCACTtaatgatgaagaagatgaaaGATGAGACGAGGGGCTCGATGCTCATGGCCTATCAGATGTTCTACAACCCCAGTATGGAGCATTATCTTATAAACACTTCTAGAAGAAGATCAGAAATGGTAGAATAACGCCCCAACCTGCAGGAACGAGACCCCACCCTGCAGGAATACTGCCCCATCCTGCAGGAATACTGCCCCACCCTGCAGGTATAATGCCCAACCCTGCAGGAAGAATGGCCCACCCTGCAGGAATAACACCCCACCCTGAAGGAATAACATCCCACCCTGCATGAATACTGCCCCACCCTGCAGGAATGAGACTCCACCTTGCAGGAATACTGCCCCATCCTGCAGGAATAATGCCCCATACTTCAGTAACAGTTTAGTTATTTCAATGCTTTAAACACCTGATTAAAGTTAAGTGTCAGGTCGTTTAGCTGATCTGTGGTGTAGCACTGCACTCATGTTTACTACACTTTAACTGATATGAGGTATAGCACTGCACACTTGTACCAGTCAAAGCTTGCTTGGGTCAGGGGTGATTATCCATAATCAGGAAATATTCGTTAATTAGCTGATTGACTGAGGTGTGTGCTGGATAAGGGAATGTGCTACAGCAGAACTACACTATGGGAAGAAACTGCTGGTAAATCTGAGTTAACGAAACGCCTTCCCTCCTCAGAGCAGGAGCTCAGAGAATCTTTCGTCAACCAATCAGTGGAGTTCTACGACACAGTGCCTGAAAAGTTGACCAACAGCAGTGAGAGGAATGTGAAGATGGTTAACGATTGGGTGGCGAGTAAGACGCAGAATAAAATAACCATGCTGATGGAGTCGGTGGAGCCAGACACGCAGCTCATCATACTCAACACTGTCTACTTCATAGGTcagtctcctcacacacacacacagccagagctgAAGGCTCCTGTTAATCAGCCatttaatgtgagtgtgttttacaGGTAAATGGAAAAGCtcatttgatttaaaacataaacatgGCGATTTCACCACTCTGTCGGGGGAAAGGGTATCTGTACCAATTCTCTACAGCACAAATTTTGAATTGGCCATCAGCTACATGCCCTCATTGAAGGCTCAGGTGAGCAACCATCCCACACATTTAcctgacaattttatccaaagtgacttacaattctgactgaacacaactttgaGTAAtaaagggtcttgctcaggggcccaacagtggcaacatgacagtggtgggacttgaactggcaaccttctgatttcTAGTggaataccttaaccactgtgataaacacactaacccccacaaacacatacacactaacatattacattatattacatataaacatGAGCACACTAACCACCACAAACACTaacatattaataaattaacccccacaaacacatacacatcaacACAGTAACAACCATTAACACACTaactcccccacacacatacacagtaaccCCCAtctacactaacacaccaccCCTTTCAAATGTGCATACTAACCCCccaaatcacacatacacaaacaaatcccAATATGACAAGTACATAAACACCTATACACAACCCCCTAAATACACTAAAATggcccaacaaacacacaaactaaaccCTCATGTAAcccaacccccacacacaaactaaaccCTCATgtaacccatacacacacacacacacacacacacacacactaaatccTCATgtaaccccccccacacacaaactaaaccCTCATGtaaccccctcacacacacacactaaaccctcatgtaacccacacacacacacacacacacacacacactaaaccctcATGTAACCCGACAAATACTCACTATTACAGTGTATTCTCATGCATATTACCTCTCCACCCTAAACAAATTACTTAAAAGTCCCATAACTGGTGAGTCTAGGACCAGAGTTTCAAAACCACtccttacaaaaaaaaacacacacacacacactcagttaaTCACTTATCCTTCCCCAGGTAGCGAGATTCCATCTTGCAGACAAAAGCAGTCTATATATACTGGTTCCAACCTTAGTGTCAGAGGAAGCCTTTTATCGGTTGGAGGATAACATGAATGAGAAGAACATCAAAGCCATGGTGATGGAGATGGAGGCAGTGCCACCGGTGGCTTCTGAGGTGACCCTGCCCAAAATTAAACTCACGCTGAACACAGACTTGATCAGTCTCCTGAAGAGTATGGGTGAGTTCATCATCGCTCCATGCCTCCTCACCCCTGAGGTCACTGAAGTCTTTGTTTCGTTGTCTCTAGTGATGTGCTTTTTTGTTCCTGCTTCTGTCACACTTCCTATTTAAGTGTCTAGATGCCTTTTGCTTTCGGTCCTTGAATGAACCCCTCTCTAACTAACACTCCCCTCGCattctttctccatctgcccAACTCCACGTGTCCGTCCCAggtttgtttggcttgtttGATGACCCTAACCTGTGTGGGATGTTTCCGGATCAGGAGACCACACTCCTGATGGACGCGCGTCACCGCGCCTTCCTGTCCCTGACGGAGAAAGGCGTGGAGGCGGCTGCTGTGACCAGCATGTCCTTCTCCCGCTCCTTCAGCACCTTCTCCGCCATGAAGCCCTTCGTCTTCATAGTGTGGAGTGAGCACAGCAAGTGCCCTCTGTTCATGGGCAGAGTCCTCAACCCCAAGCaggaaaagtgagagagagagagatacagagtgaggagggaaagagagagagagagagagagagagagaagcagaagagggaggagaaaaaaacagagagagagggggagagagagagagagagcgagagagagagaatgggaaaaTGGAAGGGTTAAGTGCTGaaaatcacatttacataaaaaaaaaagaaagaaaaatgtagatTATGTGTAGTAATCAGTACTTAGGGAGAAACaagttattaataaaataaactgtcaCTACATAACCTAAATCATAACCTACAGCAGTGCAATAAACGAATTGTCAAAGTACTAGGAGTTTGTCTTGCAGATGCAAATGCCTCTCATATTTCCATATTAATCTCCAAATGCCATTTGTTCAACATTAGATTTATTTTGAGACGCAGTTACAAAGACCGACCACACGATGGCAGTCACGGTACATATTCCACATAGACAGTCAGTGGAGACACATAAGAGAGACTGGGGTAATCCTTCACAATGGACATTCTCTGGAGCCCCACCGCTCACCCTGAATCATCTCTGTGCAAAAGCAGGCCTGATGCAGCTGAGTCAATGACAGTAATAATCATAACAGTGAGAGAACAGCACACTGTAAATGGCAGGCATGACAGTTTAAAATCAGGCAGTAGTTGTGATCTTTTAAGATGACAAATGATTAATCACTGATCTGGGCCATTGCCAGACGGAGACACAAGGTTGAGACACCAACCCAAAGCTTTCCTTGTGAATAAGGACTGCACATTCAGTAACACCAGTACAGAAATTAGTTCTGGCATTATAGGTTGTTCTGATCATGTAAGCCATTGTGTGGGACCTTTACTTACTGCAGTGCTAATCTGAGAATAATACCAGAGTCAATGCAATCAGCCAGCTCTGACAGGGAACACATGagaatgcacatacacaaacaatcacagacataaacactcacagactcaTACACGaccagacacacgtacacatacacaaacactcacacacaggcaaactcataaatgcgcgcgcgcgcgcgcgcacacacacacacacacacacacacacaggtctgacaGGGAACACATTAGAATGGCATCAGTATGCTAATGGCCTTTTCCTGTCCATGCCCTGGAGCAGCCATGCATGGCATTTTATTCTCAGCACACCTGCCTCATCTTAATGCACTTGCCTCAGCTCAACACACCTGCCTCATCTTAACATACCTgcctcagctcagctcagctcacctGCCTCATCTCAACACACATGCTTTGAGGTAAAAATGTGCATGCATAGGAACTCAGAGACATAGACCAGGAAACCCTAGAGTagagatttgtttaaaaaaagaaaaaagaaaaagaagatgaCCGAGTGATGCAGGTTTCAACTTCTTCTTGTCATAAAGGTCCAGCACAACCAGACTCTAGATGTAGTCCACTTCACACATAGCTTCTTTGATCTGTTACATGACACTGTGCCCACACTGACATCACACTGAGCTCACATTGAGATCAAATGCTGTTCTATCACAGGGGAAACCGAATGCAGTCTTTGCACATTACAGTCAAATGATGCTTACTCCACtatgtaaatgtgaataaagGCATTCCAGTGCCCAGG
This window encodes:
- the serping1 gene encoding plasma protease C1 inhibitor; protein product: MLCGAILLLLLGFSWSLSDITIPAGSSLTLPCLSDLPSDLLFPKYTWTFTPEQERVGRALTHDPWWDVPDAELTLHVVGQQHAGEYMCVMEAQSGEGLVKMKRSFILHIQEIPLLMKKLHVMGTEGDSIILPCHPVLTSGNVSSASFSWYRMTEGSDHQELHPVFKSQSSSNKQDIATNRIYWASDPRKQDWSINIDKVELDDAGLYACEVYMDSEKKTMTLQLIVNPLPPPLCLNHSQPWEACPEPDNRSWKATVSEALIAFSVNIYAKLKRTHATSNLLFSPASIGGALSYLLLGARGQTRTELESALSLPSEFSCIHLMMKKMKDETRGSMLMAYQMFYNPKQELRESFVNQSVEFYDTVPEKLTNSSERNVKMVNDWVASKTQNKITMLMESVEPDTQLIILNTVYFIGKWKSSFDLKHKHGDFTTLSGERVSVPILYSTNFELAISYMPSLKAQVARFHLADKSSLYILVPTLVSEEAFYRLEDNMNEKNIKAMVMEMEAVPPVASEVTLPKIKLTLNTDLISLLKSMGLFGLFDDPNLCGMFPDQETTLLMDARHRAFLSLTEKGVEAAAVTSMSFSRSFSTFSAMKPFVFIVWSEHSKCPLFMGRVLNPKQEK